Proteins from a genomic interval of Pithys albifrons albifrons isolate INPA30051 chromosome 15, PitAlb_v1, whole genome shotgun sequence:
- the NDUFA2 gene encoding NADH dehydrogenase [ubiquinone] 1 alpha subcomplex subunit 2 gives MAAAAVRGMAGGLGRGLRELRIHLCQRSAGSRGVREFIEQHYVTLKTANPDFPILIRECSGVQPKLWARYEFGKEKSVPLDNLTVDEVAKALESVVKSQA, from the exons atggcggcggcggcggtgaGGGGCATGGCGGGCGGGCTGGGCCGCGGCCTGCGGGAGCTCCGCATCCACCTGTGCCAGCGCTCCGCCGGCAGCCGCGGCGTCAG GGAGTTCATCGAGCAGCACTACGTGACCCTGAAGACGGCGAATCCAGACTTCCCCATCCTGATCCGCGAGTGCTCCGGTGTGCAGCCCAAGCTCTGGGCGCGGTACG AatttgggaaggagaagagcGTCCCACTGGACAACCTGACTGTGGATGAAGTGGCCAAGGCCTTGGAGAGTGTTGTGAAAAGCCAAGCATGA